Genomic segment of Porites lutea chromosome 13, jaPorLute2.1, whole genome shotgun sequence:
ATTACATATGGAGTTGATACTAATCGTTATTTGTGATAGAGTAAATAGTGCGGTCATTCAGTGGTTGGATTGGTCTGTAGTTGTCGCACATGAGAGAAGGATTTCTACCATGTTCACCCTTAAGTTTCCTGAACTTGTTAAGCTGAAACaccgaaaaaaaattaaaatatatcaaGCAAGGAAACTTACGACCCATCATATGGTTTAAGCTAATTGTTTCTAACACAATTTGAACTAACATTATCGATATCTATGGCTATGCTACTTAAAAGTAAAGACGCCGGTGTGATAATAAAATCTGACGTACGATGCATCATAGACTGTTTTAAACACAATTTTGGTATTGCATTCACAATAATTTCAATGTATCCTATAACGGTCTGCATAGTAGTTAACGCAATACATGCCTAGAATTGGCTCCGGTCATCGCTATTGTGACACTGACCGGTCTTAATCAGATTCCGTATCTTAAAgggattttacttgaaccgtgaaacagaTGTTAACaaataatgcaaaaaatcaagaggtaaacaaaagaagacaacaGAATTAGTGCAAAATAGTGCGTAGCATATTACTTCCTTTTACACGGTTCAAGTATAATCACTCTAGTATACTTGTAGAGTGTCATATCCTCTCAGTTGTAAAACTAAGTTATTCATATTACTGAGCATTAGATACCTGGTTGGTAGAGGCAAGGAGATAGTCTTTAACAACTATCCAGTGTACTGTCTCAAAGCAAGGAGGCGTAGTGAGGGAACCTTCGTAACTGTAGTAACATTCTAAAGTCAAACTTTTGGGATCCTTATCATTGCCGTGGCCATTTCCGCCATCGCCATTACCATTACCATAACCGTTGCCATTACCATTGCAATCACCATTGCCATCATCGTTGCCATTACCATTGCCATTACCGTTGCCATTACCATTGCCATTACCGTTTGAACAATGTTGGGGAATCAGATCCATGAGATAAATTCCATCGGTCTTGTCAACAGTATGAGTTTTACCTGTAAAATAGGGTGACATTAAATGGTTTCCTTAAACGTTCAAGCAGCTGAGCCACACATCGTTCTGCGAGTTAAAGATTTCAGCTGCCTCGAACCTCGCCAGGCGCGCTCTACCGCCGGGACGTGTAATCGGGATCGATTGGAGTGATTTTAGTTCCGCGCAAGGGATCATGGGGAAAGCGAAGTGCAAAACTCCGACCCTTCCCAGAGTCTTTTACGCCAACACTTAACGCGCGTTCCCATAGACCTTCATCGCTCGCAGCCGCGTTTTCTACAAACAAGGCAGAGATCTGACGTGTTCTCAAGTCTTgttcaaaaacgtttttggCAAATTTGAGCTCTTCAAAGTTTCCTAAAAGCAGCtcaataattttcatttgttAGTTCACTTTTTGTGCTATAGTTATTTATTAGCATATTTTAGTAATTTTTTAACATGGTAAAATAACAAGGTTTAACTAAAATTATACCAAACTAAAATTGAATTATATCATGTAAGCAACGAGAGCAACGACATCCTCCCTTACTGAGCAGTGACATCAGCAGTTAAACCCTTTAAATCCCAGGGCCTAACCAACATCATCTTCAATTTTACTAGTAATAGCACAAACAAGAGGAAAGGTCATAATCACTGAAGGAAAAATTAGATATACACAGATTTGCCCTCCGCAAATATAGCGCAAAAAAGTCCAACTAGGAGGGAATCaaaggcaaagatggtaaaaATACCTCATTTGCATCCCAGTTGACATGGGTTGTAAATTTGAGGACAAATGAGGTATTTAACATCTCTGCCCTTGATTTAACTGTAAATTGCACTTTGTTCATGCACCATAtttgcactgagtaaatttggtgtaaaataaatttttgaggGAGTGAATTAATAAATGATTGCCAAACAGAAAGTGCGTTgatctttttttcaaatctctcgacctattctttaaggaaatgcatGAAGATCGGTCTGGAGAATTTTTACGTAGATATTGGAACTTAAAGGATGAAATGATTGCTGATAAACTGTGCAAGTGTAGGAAGAAGAGGGCGGGCGTCGCCGATTGCCAATAAACAGAGAATAAAAGCAAGAAGGGACAGTAAGGATTTGTTCACATGTTCTTCGTGTTTAACCTTTTTTAAGTATTCTGATATACCTACCAACTTCGAGGATGTATTGTGTCAGAGTTGCTAActttccaaaaattttgtttccttttgagGGCGCCTGTAAATAATTCAATAGATCGAACTTTATGTGATTTGCAACCTTTTATTTATCGTCCTTCTACTTCTACGTTTTTCTTAGATGCAGCCAAGGAAGCTGAAAtatatacctcttattagccgagttttcggtccgtactgtaaattacggaccgagttttttcCCATCGATTTGTGGCCCAAGCACGAAGCGCgggggccataaatcgatgggaAAAAAcaaggatccgtaatttacagtaccgaccgaaaaaacgaggctaataagaggtttattataAGGGTTCTTCCTGTTTGTGGGACCGGAAACAAACGTGCAGAacgcacgatttgacagtcatttgacaggcgtcaaaaaagaaagtttttattggcgcacgaaaacaatagcacataacaaaggctttcgGAGGaactaaaaacaaattcgccatgttgaaaaagtttatttggtcaaaactaagagcactatAAGTTTTAGccctttaatgtaacgctggagtattttggaaaccggacactgtCTGTCTAGAAGACGTTTCCGTCTTTCCTCTGTTTGTCCTTGTAaacaaaacactgcaaaaggcaaagaagcttttcaaggtaagtttgttgtcattgtccaAGGATTCGCTCGTTTAATGTTTTTGGGAAAgcctctctttctgccagtacattctcgtcttcaattgtgatctgcgttaaaattttcaaacactgagtagcattctcttcctcggtgaggttacgattcagtttctacgtcagcttcgttctcatcaaaaacagactcagccatataataatattCGTTATTGCCAATTTATTTAATTGTCTTTTTGAACAATTAAATATCCATTCTTCCGTAGATCAATTTTTAGCGGCAGGTATATTCGGGGAAAAAACCTGGAGCTAGAAAGTCTCTTTAcctaccacatttttttttttaaatttataaggACACAATAAAGGTATTCTTGTATAAATTGCCAAAcagcaattttaatttttagcaaTGAAgtattatgatttttttttcggaGGGTCTTATAAATCGCAttttgttgtgaaaaaaaatgactccttgaaaaaaattttattttgaagctaaCTTATTCAACTAAAGAAACGCAAAACTGCGTCGCGATTTGTTCACATATTTGTTATTGGTAGGGAATAAGGAAAAGTAACCAGAGAAGTAGACAGGGTGTACCTTAATCCAAAGGGCTATGACTGCTAGCTCTTCTCCAGGACCGTCAAATACCATATGAAGCTGAGGAAAGGAGCAAAAGCTCACAGTTATTCACAATGAGTTTATTCCATGAAGGGCACGCGTATATCAAATGTGTATAGGGAGTACGAGGAATTCCATTCAAACTAAAACTTCTGGAAGGTCATGTTTCACTCATACTTTCGCATCCCATCGTGTCACCCTTTGCGAAAATAATGTGTTGCAAACAAAAACTAACCTAGCACATCTCGCCAATCACATTGCAGACGTAGACATGCTAACTGGTCAATCAGAACTGGGAGCAAAAGCACGTGTTCGGCGCCAGGCaaaataaaacctttctttttaagTCACAAGACAATTGGTTCTTGCACGTAGATAAGTATGTGCCGCACCCAGGGGCTGGcggggaagggggggagggCTTTTTCTAGtaataggctaatggggatgtgccgctggatggggtcgcatttttacCACTGGATTGACTATCATGAAGGGATTGCATTTTCAGCAGAGTTACTGGCACATTTTCGagatttggggggggggggggggggggtgggtaaGAATAACTCAGTAATTGCGGATTTCAAAACGTGACGATCTTTATTACATTAAGTGTAACAAATGTGCCAATTCACTTCAGGACGTCCTGGATAGAAGACTctataaggtagatgcataaacagaaaaaactttGGAGTATGATGAAATCGATTTAATGTAGGTTCGTgtgttattttaaaattctttgttcttgtttttcccTTGAATTCATTACCCATTTTTGGGTTTGAGCTTTCAATAGGGTATAAATGTTCGTTTGTCGTATCCTTAAGTAGTGACAGGGTTTCCAAACTTTATGGGAGTGAGAGCCTGAGAGAATTATGAtaaaaataggtttttttttacttttaatcaccattttttaacaattttcttGTCGGGCAACATTTGTTTCAAGTAGATGGGACGTCCCATTAAGAGACGGAATCCTAAGGAAATACCTACCTTCGAAATATCCATTGACATCCTTGGTATCGCCAACGAagcaaccgagctaagaagcgaggttgcctcGAAGGCAGAATTATAACGCCGCGCGATGTAGGcaaaagctgcatttttgaccatatttgcgTGTAAGTAAGACTCCATatttgggtagtgacgtcatggccttgtatttacaactcgtgGTTCGAaatttgcctagtccctgtacggcgtcttttcaggccctctcggtcaatgcCTTTCGgggacgtatccgagacgaacggtCGGGAGACGCCTAGACAATCTCggagtgcgcatgcgtgagcatTTTTGCATTTATGAAAAGTTCACACGGTCAACtgaaataatctataaataacttTGCGCGTGAATATCCTTCGCTAAAGATCGACACTATTGAGactattacaaaaataactaACCTAGTTTGTGTTATAGAAGAACAAGAATATTACTTTGAATCGGAAAAAATACTACTGTATAACGTGCAAGTACTTTCTCTTTTAGTTCATGCTCAAATGAACCATTAAAATGATAGTCCTTATtgataaaaagatttgaaacagtAGTTTGTTGACATTCTACCAAATTTAGAGACCAAATTCAACAGCCTGTCCGATTAGTCTGATAAGCTTCtaaatccaaaaattaaattacataaagtATTTCGAAGTGAAATGATAAGGAGAAATTTATAGGAGCAAGCGAAAATAGAGAAACGAGAGATAGCTTGTCATATCCAAGAAGAAATATAAACTTATTTCTCTAGCTTACCTTCCGATTcttgatcaaataatttttttgcgacGCTGTTTTGCTTAGCCTACAAATAGTTTTTGAGATGAAATAAAGTTCAAATTAGTTTAATGTCGATTGCGATAAAcgaaaaagaaaggcaaaacgactttcaacaatgaaaacgtGCATAGAATAAAAATGCTTGGTCCTCTGTACTCTCCGTGGCTGCTGGACATCTTTCATCAGCgcggaaaagttattgacagcTCGCCCGCTTCTTAAAGCTCCGCCCCCAAGTGAGACAAAATGTCTCACTTCTCCGAGTTTGTCTAGGCCTCAAAAACTTTCtgggaccacgtgacccgaaacggcTCGGCCTCGCATAATAATGGGGCCTAGGGACAAGGCAAGTCCGAAATTAGGTGAttcagtgtgcagctgttcgttgtctgttcaGAGGACCcaacaggtgagcaagctttaatacgatttctagtttgaaaaggCAATTTAagtgctctggtttgctttataaattgcgtttaaagcagGTGCTAATCAAGGAATAGGattacgctcaaatttttgtcagacccagcttgttctttgcagctcgatttacactGAGGTAGTGTGCtcgcttctcgactcagaaccagggttttcagtgttctcttttcctttgtgagttgaattttaagcggtagttgatcaaggcatTGGGTTATGttctcaaaacttttatcagAAACAACGTGTTCttcgcaggtcgatttacattgagccagtcctcacctcccgtgaggaatgcaacgtatttgccggcctttttttttagaatttatttatgtctttcgagagattttgtcaaccagtatgtttttttgctgctcgatttacattcccgtgaggaatgcaacgaatttTTTTTGAAGACTATCAATATGCATTTcaagagactctttgtcctgtgacactcgctcattaAATCTTTGTATATTAGACCCTGTTTAAATGGAGTGGGTGACCCCGGTCTGGTGGTgtaagtttgttttgttttgtgtcccccagagcgtgaaaacaaaagaaaccaaccccactagaccggggtcccccactccatgtaaacaggcccttattcaagtttttattttcatacttcTAATACATTCCGCCCAATTCTTGCGCTTTTGACTcattttactttacaccaattttttcttatgtatattaccacgcaaaatatttttcttatccctgatgacgctgttgctcggaaTTTTTGTTGCTCGGAATTtccttattatttttaatttcagcagtcaaaggcctcatttgagatctttctaacgtttatagttttcatacaatggaattttccatgaaacataagtacaaacttgctcatatttaccaacaaagcttcaagccatgttgtTTAATTGTTTGATAAAAGGGAAAGCCTAGAATgggccaaagttgttgttttgaagttgggtgccatccttttctatagcggaatccattttaaacctccaaaattataaaaaaaagatatcGTGAAGATCAGAGTAATCAaattccacaaaagataaacagATTCGCTTCgctggcacttgccggaaggtacctCTAGTTATTATCAGTATAATCGCAGTTGAAAAGTGGAGCTAATGACTTCGGTCAGCTCCTAGTGTCGGAAAGGTAGGCTATCGTGTCCTGGGCGATCGTTTTGACCAGCAGATGTGTGCCCTGACAGACCGTCCAGGGCCTAGCtacaagaaaactgaaattttacAGCCACAGATAGACACCGTGACACAAAAAGTTTCAAGTGGTTTTTGTTACTTACCTCACCAGAAAATCGTTTTTCATCGAGGGTGTGCTCAGATCCGCGATCATTAGCACAGCCAAAGTGAACGTGAAACTGGAGCAATTCAAAAGTTTTGTCCCCCAGTGGACCCCCAGTTAGTGAAGCTCCATTGGAATCAGCAATTTCAAGTTCTGGTGAATGTCCAGTATTCTTAAACGTTCCAGTTACAAGGCCCCTTGCGTTGTCGAAAGTGATTTTTAGTGGACTGGAGCTCTTCTTGAAGGTCTCTCTTTTAACGATGTTTATTGGGGATTGCTTTCGATGACCTCAGTCCTCATATCTATCTTTCCAGTCTGCTGGGCCTAGCACtgtaattaatttcaaaaaaggaCTCATTTAAAACAAACGATCTTATCAGTTTAGTCCATTCAGTTTTGATCCTAAAAATCTCGCCGTGCAACATACCGTTTAAACAAATCGTGTCTATATGATAAAATTTCCGCCTTGCATTATGACGATCAGAAATGTCTCCCGAGCGTTAAAACTGAATGACTCACAAACAAAAGCAACCATCTTTAAAAATGTTGGACGGAACAGTTTTCAAATTCCCAATTGCAATCCTTTTAAATAGTCTTCAATTTTATCCGCCCAACCGtccttttttccgttttttaagTGGTAGTAAATGTCCCTTCCACTCATCTATTTAAGTGTTGGTTATTTGCCCGGTGATGGCCGGGTGGGGGTGCAATTACTAATGACAAGATTGGATAAATTCATGGTTCCTGTTCCTTTTTTTACAACAAGGTTTTCGATAGATTGCTAGTAAACTACTCTGGGTAATCATTATAGGAGCTGGCAACTGAATTAAGAAAGAAGACTTCGATGAAAACATACAAGTcagcgcttttttttttctggtgaaaGCGCATATACTAACCTAGCAACGGCCTTTCCTCTCGCCAATTGAGAATGATGGCGCGAGACTTTTTATTTCAACCAATGGCAAATAAAAACAACGAATTCCCATAACAATCATTGATTTCATGTAATTTATTTCTAGACCTTGGAGTGCGTTCAGAAGAAATCGTGCAATCGTGCTGTGCCAAAATCTcaaggatcaaaaacaaattacattctGCGTAGCAAAAAAAGACCAAGACGAGTACTTGATATCTTGCTATCTcgcttttaattattaatagttCATGTATAATGTTACAAATTGCCTCTAATATTAGAAGGACTTCGGGTTTCTCACGGTACAGATCGAAGGAAGTGATCAACTATCATTGTTGCTTTATACAAACCATCATTGTTCGTATCTGCATAGCCCCATTCTTCGTGTGTAGCTGAAAAAAAGGtacaaattataaaataacaaaaatgatttctttatCAACCTAATAACTCTTAATCCGATCGTAATAAATTACAAAGAAACTCGTCGACAAATATTCAAATACATTAACAATACCTTAGAAGtaaaaagaggtaaaaggtCATTACTTAACTTCGGTTTCAAGTGCTCTGAAAACGTCATCAGCTAACTAACAAACTTAAGGCCGACCGTGGCTAAGGTAGGAAGGGTAGTGATGATTGATAGGTAGGTAGATATAATACTTTATTTCGAAAATTCAAATCGGAAGAAAAACACGCTAACCTCATAAACACATATGGCTGGTAGGTTTCCATGGAGGGCGTGTTGACACATAAAGGCCGTAAAGGTCAGGACAAATgtaaattaattataattagCTACGTCTACAATTACTCCAACTTCTGTCACTACTACAGACAGACAGAACGACAGACAGACAACAGGcaaacagacagacagacagaccttgcattaacctgcaagaaagctgcatttttgacatcatcggttgattaatcgcaaacttcttccaaatttggtcatcagtagctggttatggtgaattatgcgtgtgcttttagccaatcagaatggggggaaatattttgaatgaataataatgtaagTTATTCATTAGATACTCACTCGCGCTCAAGACGACACCAAAGGTAGTGAACAACAGGAAAAACTTCATCTGTCGTAACTGATGCATTCAATTATCAAGTTTTCTGAAATTCgatcacaaaaagaaaaaaagaaaaaacaggaaACATAACTAACTAAGGTAACAATACAATGTTGGCACAAAAGAGGTTCTCATAAACATGTCAAAGTCGATACAAAATATAATACAGTGGAACACCGTTAATAAAAACACTGCTTGACCAAAAAATCCTGGTAAAATAACAACAATGACTGAAGCATTTTTTACGTTTGAGTCAAACGGTAAAAGATAAGCGTAATAACGTTGTGGACAGGCGGTGTGATCCAGAAAGCTGATGCGATGTTTTGTCAGGTCTATGGAGTTGAAACTTTTGGAAAGATTCATACAGTTTCAACGTCAGCCCAAAATGATCGTCTAACATTGTCTAACTTAGACAGTCTAACAGTTTGAAAGGGGCTTTGAGTTTTGTAACAAATTGTTTCTTTTGGTCCTCTGGGCGCTGAATCTAGTTCAGAATCTAGGTTAAATGGTTTGACCATGTTCATGATAAATTTGTACCCCAAAATTCTTGAACAAGacaatttgttgttgttattacaaATGCAAAAACGAAAAGATGCAAATCTCATTAACGCAAAGTCAGTCTGATTACTTTTTTGTACCTCGATCTCTAATAGTAATTTACTCCCAGCTTTGATTTTATGATTCTAGATCGCTTTTGTCTCAAATAAGCTATAAAAATGTTAGTTGATTGTTTTAAATAACAGCTGAATATCCAATGTATTTAGCGGGAAAAGGTGTTTGATAGCAACTGACGATTGTTCTTTGCCAAGATTATAAAAAGCCATCAACTTACTGAAAATTCTAAACAAGTTGTCTGTTGTCTTGAATGCAATAGTTTTTTTCAGCTGATCTGAAGACAACTAATCCTGAACTTATAGATCTAGGTGTAAGAAAAGGTATAATCAACATGGGCGTTGTTTGATTTTTAATCTTCGTTTCCATCGCAGTATTCATGGCGACTGACGTGATGTTAACGAATGAGAGAAATTGCCCCTTGACTCCTACTAGTAGTGATGCTCAAAGTGGAAATCTGAAAACCGTCTAATTTTACTTCGATTTTTCCTAATCCTAAAAGATAAATAATGACTACACAAATGTTTCACAAAAGGTGTGGTTTTAGTTGAATGGTAATGTTAAACGACCAAATATAAAACGCTGGCTCGATGCAAAAAATGAAATGGCACGAGACTTTATCCCGACTAATCAAGTGCGAAGACGTGACAATGTGCTAGTTTACTAACAAAGAAAGCAAGTACATACCTAAAGCTGCTATGTGAATGTAAACTTCACGGCAGTAGTGTTGAACCCACTGGCTTCAGCCTCCTTCCTGTATCTACTAAGACTGATCAGGCTGTGGGACAAGCATTGAAATAAATAGGCCTTCTCTGATTGACAAATAA
This window contains:
- the LOC140922463 gene encoding carbonic anhydrase 2-like: MAEAEADTTRAAYMHLIFDLYVNRVQVTTHEEWGYADTNNDGLYKATMIVDHFLRSQSPINIVKRETFKKSSSPLKITFDNARGLVTGTFKNTGHSPELEIADSNGASLTGGPLGDKTFELLQFHVHFGCANDRGSEHTLDEKRFSGELHMVFDGPGEELAVIALWIKAPSKGNKIFGKLATLTQYILEVGKTHTVDKTDGIYLMDLIPQHCSNGNGNGNGNGNGNGNGNDDGNGDCNGNGNGYGNGNGDGGNGHGNDKDPKSLTLECYYSYEGSLTTPPCFETVHWIVVKDYLLASTNQLNKFRKLKGEHGRNPSLMCDNYRPIQPLNDRTIYSITNND